One genomic window of Eleginops maclovinus isolate JMC-PN-2008 ecotype Puerto Natales chromosome 12, JC_Emac_rtc_rv5, whole genome shotgun sequence includes the following:
- the LOC134873341 gene encoding PDZ and LIM domain protein 5-like, with translation MVIDFRRKRMSPMLLCILGEDVAVVEDYNWTDSGAPSPTDCSNSAVTRTGNIEIKKKCTPITPSPLSLSLSLSLSLQGSSVPKPPPVAPKDERSDIIKPVALTHPPTPPIPYAHSSSPSAAHYNKAPRPFGGCGTESEYPPSQSPYAPFIPSPSSAFTPASSYTIPPPPPPVSYPSSSSSSPPGLVAPQPSVYNTPINLYSTENACEVAMGQRRGLLESQGGALPLEFNGGPQSILKKPQPPRVPRKHIVDTDIHFYHVPTHADASRKRITEDTEDWRPRSGTTQSRSFRILAQITGTERAQDEEADAAKTNEEGEEPELNSHESAVVKTMTKGPSAIQGRVPKAGLITPSFGIKGNGSASVPRVPVPARPLPQPHPEDEDTLVQRAEHIPAGFRTPMCAHCNMVIRGPFLVAMGKSWHKEEFNCTHCRKSLADIGFVEEQGSVYCEHCYEDFLAPTCSRCQDKILGEVINALKQTWHVHCFLCASCQQPIRNNTFHLEEGEPYCEQDFYSMFGTSCHGCEFPVEAGDKFLEALGYTWHDNCFVCAVCCTTLEGQTFFSKKDKPLCKKHAHTLKI, from the exons atggtcattgacttcaggaggaagaggatgtcTCCAATGCtgctgtgcattctgggagaggatgtggctgtggtggaggactacaa ctggacagacagcggagctccttctccaacagactgctccaactccgctgtcacaaggacag gaaatattgaaataaagaAGAAGTGCACACCCATaactccctctcccctctctctctctctctctctctctctctctctccagggcTCCAGTGTTCCTAAACCTCCCCCTGTGGCACCAAAG GATGAGAGATCAGACATCATAAAACCAGTTGCCCTCACCCATCCCCCTACACCACCCATTCCCTACGCGCACTCCTCCAGCCCCTCAGCTGCCCACTACAACAAGGCCCCCAGACCCTTTGGGGGCTGCGGAACAGAGAGTGAATACCCTCCTTCACAATCCCCTTATGCACCCTTCATCCCATCCCCATCCTCTGCCTTCACTCCTGCCTCCTCCTACACcatcccccctcctccacctcctgtcTCTTacccatcctcttcctcctcctccccccctggCCTTGTTGCGCCCCAGCCATCAGTGTATAACACACCAATCAACCTCTACTCCACTGAGAACGCATGTGAGGTGGCCATGGGGCAGAGGCGGGGCCTGTTGGAGAGTCAGGGTGGAGCCTTGCCTTTGGAGTTTAATGG TGGACctcaaagtattttaaa AAAACCCCAGCCACCAAG AGTTCCCAGGAAACATATCGTTGACACCGACATCCATTTCTATCATGTGCCCACTCATGCTGATGCCAGCAGGAAGCGCATAACGGAAGACACGGAGGATTGGCGCCCACGCTCCGGCACCACCCAGTCCAGGTCTTTCAGGATTCTGGCTCAGATCACCGGAACCGAGCGC GCTCAAGACGAGGAAGCTGATGCAGCCAAGACAAA tgaggagggagaggagccaGAACTCAACAGCCATGAGTCAGCAGTTGTCAAAACCATGACCAAAGGACCGTCTGCAATCCAGG GTCGAGTCCCAAAGGCCGGTTTAATCACCCCATCTTTTGGTATAAAGGGTAATGGAAGTGCCAGTGTCCCCAGGGTTCCTGTCCCAGCCCGGCCTTTACCTCAGCCCCATCCTGAAGATGAGGACACCCTGGTCCAGAGGGCAGAACACATCCCTGCTGGTTTTCGTACGCCCATGTGTGCCCACTGTAACATGGTCATCAG AGGGCCATTTTTGGTAGCAATGGGAAAGTCATGGCATAAGGAGGAATTTAACTGTACCCACTGCCGTAAATCCCTGGCAGATATAGGCTTTGTGGAAGAACAGGGATCTGTCTACTGTGAACATTGCTATGAAGACTTCCTCGCTCCCACATGCAGCCGCTGCCAGGATAAGATACTGGGG GAGGTGATAAATGCTCTCAAACAGACGTGGCATGTCCACTGCTTTTTGTGcgcttcctgtcagcagccaatcagaaacaaCACCTTCCACCTGGAGGAAGGAGAGCCATACTGTGAACAAG ACTTTTACAGTATGTTCGGGACCAGCTGCCATGGCTGTGAATTCCCCGTTGAGGCTGGAGACAAGTTCCTTGAGGCCCTTGGTTACACCTGGCATGATAACTGCTTCGTCTGCGCT GTGTGCTGCACTACTCTGGAAGGCCAGACCTTTTTCTCCAAGAAGGACAAACCTCTTTGCAAgaaacatgctcacacactgaAGATATAA